From a region of the Bacteroidota bacterium genome:
- a CDS encoding thioredoxin family protein yields MKKITTVLIASAIILASFTTTDGYKIGDKVIDFKLKNIDSKMVSLADYKDAKGIIVVFTCNHCPFAKKYESRIMALDSKYKSKGFPLIAISPNDPAVVAEDSFENMQKLAVEKKYAFPYLFDETQLTAKAYGATKTPHVFILQKEKSEYVVKYIGAIDDNSDDEAGVKEKYVESAIDNILAGKSVNPGMTKAIGCSIKWKKS; encoded by the coding sequence CAGTTCTCATTGCTTCAGCAATTATACTTGCATCATTTACCACCACCGACGGTTATAAGATAGGCGACAAAGTCATCGATTTTAAATTGAAGAATATCGATAGTAAGATGGTGTCATTGGCTGATTATAAAGATGCTAAAGGAATAATAGTGGTATTTACATGCAATCATTGCCCGTTTGCAAAAAAGTATGAGAGCCGTATTATGGCCCTGGATAGTAAGTACAAAAGCAAAGGGTTTCCGCTGATCGCCATCAGTCCGAATGATCCGGCAGTTGTAGCTGAGGACAGTTTTGAGAACATGCAGAAGCTTGCTGTTGAAAAGAAGTACGCATTCCCTTACCTGTTTGACGAAACCCAGCTAACGGCTAAAGCTTACGGAGCTACTAAAACACCACATGTGTTTATCCTGCAAAAAGAAAAATCGGAATACGTGGTTAAGTACATTGGTGCGATCGATGACAATTCAGATGATGAAGCAGGGGTGAAAGAAAAATATGTTGAAAGTGCTATAGATAATATTCTCGCTGGCAAGTCTGTTAACCCAGGTATGACAAAGGCTATAGGTTGTTCCATTAAATGGAAGAAATCATAA